A window from Opitutia bacterium ISCC 52 encodes these proteins:
- a CDS encoding NCS2 family permease: MLKITKGDWDGFFGLALNNFVNLLLIISLSQSVLGFSEEMIVKRVLPGMGFGLLFGNLFYSWQAKRKSREEGRMYTALPYGINIMPIFFYTFYVLLPAQQIALSAGASKDEADTIAWMGGVLACLGSGLIELFGSWIAPTIRKLTPRAALLSALAAVGLFFIAADYTFRAYAYPAIGLPTLFLTMYLLYGAVRVRWNLSGGLLVLMVGSVIAWVTYAIGMPSPVAHLVPSTLSLGVYVPLPYGLEALLELKQMLAFAAVILPMGLINLLGSLQALESAAAAGDDYDTKSSLAMNGAGSILAGLFGSPYPTTIYIGHPGWKELGAESSYSLMNGILMALLCFTGSLGFLAQVIPIEAGMAILVWIGFTIGSQAFQAVPRSHAPAVIAGLVPGVGAFTALIVKRVLGSVGYGSEAQPYTEELLETLTTKGTLFAKGVFALEQGWLYASVILAAAMVAIIERKFFVFLVWLGVGGLLAMVGIVHHYEVLTTDITTGVGAAWPWVLGYALTIGVILLVRYTLVTGTVDEESASNTEDGSVN, from the coding sequence GTGCTTAAAATAACAAAAGGTGATTGGGACGGTTTTTTCGGACTAGCTCTGAACAATTTCGTCAATCTGTTACTCATTATTAGCCTCAGCCAATCAGTGCTGGGTTTTTCCGAGGAGATGATTGTTAAACGAGTTCTGCCGGGAATGGGTTTTGGTCTTCTTTTTGGAAACCTGTTTTACTCCTGGCAGGCGAAACGTAAATCGAGAGAGGAAGGGCGGATGTATACGGCCTTGCCCTATGGCATTAATATCATGCCGATCTTCTTTTATACCTTTTATGTGTTATTGCCGGCGCAGCAGATTGCCCTTTCTGCTGGAGCAAGCAAGGATGAGGCGGATACGATTGCCTGGATGGGCGGAGTGCTGGCTTGCCTGGGATCCGGATTGATTGAGCTGTTTGGCTCCTGGATTGCACCTACGATACGGAAGCTGACTCCTAGAGCAGCCCTGTTATCCGCGCTGGCAGCGGTCGGTTTGTTTTTTATCGCCGCTGACTATACTTTCCGAGCATACGCTTACCCGGCGATTGGTCTCCCGACTTTATTTCTCACCATGTATTTACTCTATGGGGCGGTCAGAGTGCGGTGGAATCTGTCCGGCGGACTCTTGGTTCTGATGGTAGGATCCGTCATCGCCTGGGTCACTTATGCGATTGGCATGCCAAGCCCGGTCGCTCATCTGGTTCCGTCCACCTTATCGCTGGGAGTATATGTACCTTTGCCATATGGACTGGAAGCTTTGTTGGAGCTCAAACAAATGCTCGCCTTCGCTGCTGTGATCTTGCCGATGGGGCTCATTAATTTGTTGGGATCTTTGCAGGCCTTGGAATCAGCGGCTGCGGCAGGCGACGATTACGATACCAAGTCTTCCTTGGCCATGAATGGGGCAGGTTCGATCTTGGCCGGTTTATTTGGCTCTCCTTATCCGACGACGATTTATATCGGTCATCCGGGTTGGAAAGAACTGGGTGCCGAATCATCCTATTCACTCATGAATGGTATTCTGATGGCACTGCTTTGCTTCACGGGGAGTTTAGGGTTTTTAGCTCAAGTGATTCCGATCGAAGCGGGTATGGCTATTCTGGTATGGATCGGATTTACGATTGGTTCCCAGGCATTTCAAGCGGTGCCGAGATCACATGCCCCTGCAGTTATCGCGGGTCTGGTTCCTGGAGTGGGGGCTTTTACGGCCTTAATCGTGAAGCGAGTGCTGGGTTCAGTGGGCTATGGTTCGGAAGCCCAGCCCTATACGGAAGAACTGCTTGAAACGTTGACTACTAAGGGAACCTTATTTGCCAAAGGCGTCTTTGCGCTGGAGCAGGGATGGCTGTATGCCTCGGTTATTCTCGCGGCGGCGATGGTCGCTATTATCGAACGCAAATTCTTTGTGTTCTTAGTCTGGCTCGGAGTCGGGGGATTGTTAGCCATGGTTGGAATCGTTCACCATTATGAGGTGCTTACCACAGATATTACTACTGGGGTTGGTGCTGCCTGGCCTTGGGTGCTAGGCTATGCCCTGACGATTGGCGTGATACTTCTGGTTCGATATACGCTTGTGACGGGGACAGTTGACGAAGAGTCAGCTAGTAATACTGAGGATGGATCAGTGAATTAG
- a CDS encoding NCS2 family permease yields the protein MKLFVKGDIDGFFALGLDNMLMLILMSGLCQGFLGFSGELFYGKILPATAIGLIIGNIYYAREALKLARRENRTDVCALPYGTSILTVVVFVFLAMYPVQQLSLANSLSKEEADLMAWRAGLLACFASGLIEFFGSFVVYHIRKFTPRAALLATLGGIGFTFIALDFVFRSYAYPLVGIVTLGITMLMYFGGVKFKFGVPVGLVILVLGTCIAWALYHFQGVAIVPGGVLQADVIGFNIPIPVIGDLFAAFGHLPLLLPVVAPIGIIHLVLSLQLIESAEAAGDKYEPKSALAVNGAGTLVAAMLGSPFPTTLYIGHPGWKALGARAGYSVLNAIFMAIICLTGLATVFFYYIPVEAGMAILIWIGVSMMTQSFGASPKKHIPAVVLGIVPPVGAYVALCIKHALSAGSIQSGTTLFDPSILQTMIEARTFFAQGVFAMEQGYVYTSMILAASTVCIIEQQFRAAAAWFFAAAILSMVGLMHQYTFTPADTISVLRFELNDWFWSYLIVAAILYATPWLTNKKEIVDFH from the coding sequence ATGAAACTATTTGTTAAGGGCGACATCGACGGCTTCTTCGCCCTGGGACTCGACAACATGCTGATGCTCATTTTGATGAGCGGACTCTGCCAGGGCTTTTTGGGATTCTCAGGAGAGCTCTTCTACGGGAAGATTCTGCCAGCTACGGCAATCGGTCTGATCATCGGTAACATCTATTACGCACGCGAAGCCTTAAAACTGGCCCGACGAGAAAACCGCACCGACGTCTGCGCTCTTCCTTACGGCACGAGTATTCTGACGGTCGTGGTATTTGTCTTCCTGGCCATGTATCCCGTCCAGCAACTTTCGTTGGCGAACAGTTTGAGTAAAGAGGAAGCCGACTTAATGGCCTGGCGCGCCGGTCTACTGGCCTGCTTTGCCTCGGGCCTGATCGAGTTCTTCGGATCCTTTGTTGTTTACCATATTCGCAAATTTACGCCGCGAGCTGCACTTCTTGCGACACTCGGCGGTATCGGATTTACCTTCATCGCTTTGGACTTTGTCTTCCGCAGTTATGCCTATCCGTTGGTCGGAATTGTAACGTTGGGCATCACTATGCTGATGTATTTCGGTGGTGTGAAATTTAAATTCGGAGTTCCGGTAGGACTGGTCATTTTAGTTTTAGGAACCTGCATTGCCTGGGCCCTCTACCATTTCCAAGGCGTTGCCATCGTTCCAGGAGGCGTCCTTCAGGCTGACGTCATTGGCTTCAATATTCCCATTCCTGTCATCGGTGATCTCTTTGCAGCGTTCGGACATTTGCCACTCCTGCTTCCTGTTGTGGCACCCATCGGCATCATTCATTTGGTCCTCTCATTACAGCTTATTGAATCCGCCGAAGCGGCTGGCGACAAATACGAACCCAAATCTGCATTAGCGGTAAACGGAGCCGGCACCTTGGTCGCCGCTATGCTCGGTTCTCCGTTCCCTACCACGCTTTATATTGGTCATCCGGGATGGAAAGCACTCGGAGCTCGCGCCGGTTACTCCGTTCTCAATGCCATTTTTATGGCCATCATCTGCCTGACCGGATTAGCCACCGTCTTCTTTTACTACATTCCGGTTGAAGCCGGCATGGCGATCCTGATTTGGATCGGTGTGTCCATGATGACTCAGTCATTTGGCGCCAGCCCAAAGAAACATATCCCGGCGGTCGTTCTAGGAATCGTGCCACCCGTTGGAGCCTATGTTGCTCTGTGTATTAAACATGCGCTTTCGGCCGGTAGTATCCAAAGTGGCACTACCCTATTCGATCCCTCAATTCTTCAGACCATGATCGAAGCACGAACCTTTTTTGCCCAAGGTGTCTTCGCTATGGAGCAAGGTTATGTTTACACCTCCATGATTTTGGCTGCATCGACCGTGTGTATCATCGAACAACAATTCCGTGCCGCAGCCGCCTGGTTTTTTGCAGCCGCGATTCTTTCCATGGTTGGCCTCATGCATCAATACACCTTCACACCAGCCGACACCATTTCGGTTCTAAGATTCGAACTCAACGACTGGTTCTGGAGTTACCTGATTGTGGCAGCGATACTCTATGCCACACCCTGGCTTACCAATAAGAAAGAAATCGTAGATTTTCACTGA
- a CDS encoding adenosine deaminase gives MTTCRDGGDTVEISSRMTEEQLITFIDALPKAEHHLHLDGSPNWHTMHAIDPDRFPKPPPSWEADFRFVNFEAFEGYIRAYAVPWLTSAERFAHTAHEVLQTRAKENVRYAEVSFAALAVERSGIDIQETAKAIQDAFPADMETRLYIGLHHKEFESDHNDYLRQILDSDEIDGIDLHGPEEFPLRPWIKQFWADAKNAGKLIKAHASELTGPTGVREAIEDLGVTKIQHGVQAALDPAVVKLAAEAGASFDVCPVSNVKLKAVPSMEEHPIMQLEAAGVICTINSDDPLIFGNDLRDDYKIVADVLGATPAQLAQFAKNSFTTADWDEESINAACQDIDAVLSEHTID, from the coding sequence ATGACCACTTGTAGGGACGGTGGTGACACCGTCGAAATTTCATCACGCATGACAGAAGAACAACTCATCACTTTCATCGATGCCCTGCCCAAAGCCGAGCATCACCTGCACCTGGATGGTAGCCCCAATTGGCATACCATGCACGCGATAGATCCGGACCGCTTTCCCAAGCCACCTCCGTCCTGGGAAGCCGATTTTCGCTTCGTAAATTTTGAGGCCTTCGAAGGGTACATCCGCGCCTACGCCGTTCCCTGGTTGACCAGTGCCGAGCGCTTTGCCCACACCGCTCATGAAGTTCTGCAAACCAGAGCCAAAGAAAACGTGCGTTATGCCGAAGTGAGTTTTGCCGCCCTCGCGGTGGAACGATCCGGGATCGATATTCAAGAAACGGCCAAGGCCATCCAGGATGCGTTTCCAGCTGACATGGAAACCCGGCTCTACATAGGCCTCCATCACAAGGAATTTGAAAGTGATCATAATGACTACCTGCGTCAGATCCTCGATAGCGATGAAATCGACGGTATCGACCTACATGGACCAGAAGAATTCCCCCTGCGTCCCTGGATTAAACAATTTTGGGCCGATGCCAAGAATGCCGGCAAACTCATCAAAGCTCATGCAAGTGAATTAACCGGCCCAACCGGTGTCCGTGAAGCAATCGAAGACCTGGGTGTCACAAAGATTCAGCATGGCGTTCAAGCTGCCCTCGATCCCGCTGTGGTTAAATTAGCTGCAGAGGCCGGTGCCAGCTTCGATGTATGCCCGGTCAGCAATGTAAAACTCAAGGCCGTACCCTCAATGGAGGAGCATCCCATCATGCAACTGGAAGCAGCCGGTGTCATCTGCACCATTAATTCCGACGATCCTTTGATCTTTGGTAATGACCTGCGCGACGATTACAAGATCGTCGCCGATGTGCTTGGAGCAACTCCTGCGCAACTTGCTCAATTCGCCAAGAACAGTTTTACTACTGCCGATTGGGACGAGGAAAGTATCAACGCAGCCTGCCAGGATATCGATGCCGTCCTGAGTGAACACACCATTGACTAA
- a CDS encoding cytochrome P450, translated as MVSSTTTDIPRFSPDTPGNKVDPLYFKDPTRTFIEPYRKLGSIFRCNFFGNEQVALGGPEANKFAWGDPELWDYYKSNRIFREQFSDRYLNQLEGETYLMKRRRINQGFKPSMLMTHVGGMSEVVFREIDKLKGEPTDFRLFCMSLVISMVSQVLLQEDLPDGMDRIMAVSNQEMLKASSIGWKRWLWYWYPPKRYKRRVIFDYLGDVIDRREKSGVEKDDILSLILAAHPKDEPPIPRYELIHDLSQLFMGGSTTSSMIIGWGLIEPLRHPKWMEALQEELKEWDGSNFINMAPFQKLKATCLEIERLRPGVPVFPRFAKKDFEWEGHPIKRGESVLHLHTLCHFLEEHYEDPLTFNPQRFLDNPDLPGRDIHGTYGGGQHKCVGLNLARVAPPLAVANILKHYDLEFTPEPSGKEQYLSVTAPRENLMVRFIPKK; from the coding sequence ATGGTTTCTTCCACTACAACAGATATCCCACGTTTTTCCCCGGACACACCGGGCAACAAAGTCGACCCATTGTATTTCAAGGATCCAACGCGTACTTTCATCGAGCCTTATCGCAAACTGGGTTCCATCTTCCGCTGTAACTTCTTTGGTAACGAACAGGTTGCCCTCGGAGGTCCGGAAGCGAACAAATTTGCTTGGGGCGACCCCGAGCTCTGGGATTACTATAAGTCCAACCGCATCTTTCGCGAACAGTTCAGCGATCGCTACCTGAATCAGCTTGAGGGTGAGACCTACCTGATGAAGCGGCGACGCATCAATCAGGGTTTCAAACCCAGCATGCTCATGACCCACGTCGGAGGAATGAGTGAGGTGGTGTTTCGCGAGATTGATAAACTCAAAGGCGAGCCCACCGACTTCCGCTTGTTTTGTATGTCCCTGGTCATCTCCATGGTCAGCCAGGTGCTACTTCAGGAAGACCTGCCCGATGGCATGGACCGCATCATGGCGGTGAGTAATCAGGAAATGCTAAAGGCCAGCAGCATAGGGTGGAAACGCTGGCTTTGGTACTGGTATCCACCCAAGCGGTACAAACGACGTGTTATTTTCGATTACCTGGGCGATGTTATTGATCGACGTGAAAAGAGTGGCGTGGAAAAGGACGATATCCTGTCACTTATTCTGGCCGCCCACCCCAAAGACGAGCCACCGATTCCTCGCTACGAGTTGATCCACGATTTATCACAACTCTTCATGGGCGGGTCGACGACCTCATCCATGATCATCGGCTGGGGACTCATCGAACCGCTTCGTCATCCCAAGTGGATGGAAGCACTACAAGAAGAGTTGAAAGAATGGGACGGTAGCAACTTCATCAATATGGCGCCGTTCCAGAAACTCAAGGCCACCTGCTTAGAGATTGAACGCCTGCGCCCGGGTGTTCCGGTTTTTCCTCGTTTCGCCAAGAAAGATTTTGAATGGGAAGGCCACCCAATAAAGCGCGGTGAATCGGTCCTTCACCTTCACACACTTTGCCATTTCCTCGAAGAGCACTACGAAGATCCACTCACCTTCAACCCCCAACGTTTTCTCGACAATCCCGACCTTCCAGGTCGCGACATCCACGGCACCTACGGTGGTGGGCAGCACAAATGCGTCGGTCTCAATCTGGCCCGCGTCGCCCCGCCCCTCGCGGTCGCCAATATTCTCAAACACTACGATCTTGAATTCACACCCGAACCTTCCGGCAAGGAACAGTATTTATCCGTTACCGCTCCAAGGGAGAATTTGATGGTTCGGTTTATCCCGAAAAAGTAA
- a CDS encoding class I SAM-dependent methyltransferase translates to MQEDYNVKVAEHYAAFRPPLHRLILEKLLTDGERLETGLDIGCGTGYSSIALSDYCNQVVRLDPSKSMIEQAEEQPSITYVHGNEAKLKDFDSNSFDVVTFAGSLYYAKNQLLFRLIKR, encoded by the coding sequence GTGCAGGAAGATTACAATGTAAAGGTAGCCGAGCACTATGCAGCTTTCAGGCCACCCCTCCATCGCCTGATTCTCGAAAAACTCCTCACAGATGGTGAGCGACTTGAGACGGGACTCGATATTGGCTGTGGCACTGGATACTCATCCATCGCCTTGAGCGACTATTGCAATCAAGTCGTGAGACTGGATCCGAGCAAATCGATGATCGAGCAGGCAGAAGAGCAACCTTCCATCACCTATGTCCATGGCAACGAAGCAAAGCTCAAAGATTTCGACTCTAACTCCTTCGATGTGGTTACCTTTGCCGGTTCCCTCTACTATGCAAAGAACCAACTACTCTTCCGACTGATCAAGCGTTAA
- a CDS encoding glycosyltransferase family 39 protein produces MANLLKRMFLFPWGRSLFLILGVTILAAGLRLYHLDFEPLHEDEIKQAQEILSPLTEIIPLSFKHQQPPLDYLIGKGIVMLFPATDFWQRLPAAISGIIAIAVLVLMLIRFGMPMAALIAGLLAATNPLLVQYSQYLRPYGLPVGLVVVTLGIYQHWRLGNRSILTAIAFAAFASMAVLSRALMPLLAMATLGLIGSIQTLQANNWRVERAVRNDPLTKVLLPLVAIFVWGPSFFYLRKFGRGFLASSDYDLGERVAIAIGHLIEYGDQAMNPIPLLITALLLPLVWLIPSARRALISTLYFWLPLFATGPLFTLAHSLTTRTDQFFTVRYLIFLPLALAIYFEIAAGAAISSALLTRQTGSTRWVAAGSADVSCSDFYQSPIHLQVTQRIQYSRLARSGPLHDSECDCRRCHHADRHSALPHGCLQQGFQIITTLLQRYRTASQTR; encoded by the coding sequence ATGGCAAACCTTCTCAAACGTATGTTCCTGTTTCCCTGGGGACGGTCGCTGTTTCTGATATTGGGAGTAACGATACTTGCTGCAGGATTGCGCCTTTATCACCTAGATTTTGAGCCGCTGCACGAAGACGAAATCAAACAGGCTCAGGAGATTCTGTCACCACTTACGGAAATCATACCCCTGTCATTCAAACACCAGCAACCCCCTTTAGATTATCTCATAGGAAAGGGTATAGTGATGCTCTTCCCGGCAACTGATTTCTGGCAACGATTACCGGCAGCAATATCGGGTATCATCGCGATTGCAGTTTTGGTTCTCATGCTGATTCGTTTCGGGATGCCGATGGCTGCCTTGATCGCCGGTTTATTGGCAGCCACAAATCCCCTTCTTGTTCAATATTCTCAATACCTGCGTCCCTATGGCCTTCCCGTTGGACTAGTAGTTGTGACCTTGGGCATTTATCAGCACTGGCGTCTTGGAAATCGTTCTATCTTAACTGCCATCGCATTTGCCGCATTTGCTTCCATGGCGGTCCTGTCCCGGGCTTTGATGCCTCTGTTGGCAATGGCCACACTCGGACTTATTGGATCTATTCAAACACTACAGGCAAACAACTGGAGAGTCGAACGGGCTGTTCGAAACGATCCTCTGACCAAGGTCCTGCTCCCTCTGGTGGCAATTTTCGTATGGGGACCCAGTTTCTTTTATCTGAGAAAATTTGGCAGAGGCTTCCTGGCGAGTAGCGATTATGACCTCGGTGAGAGAGTAGCAATCGCCATCGGGCACCTGATTGAATACGGGGATCAGGCGATGAATCCGATACCTCTTTTGATCACCGCGCTTCTTTTGCCTTTGGTCTGGCTTATACCATCCGCTCGACGGGCGCTCATTTCGACCCTCTACTTTTGGCTGCCCCTCTTCGCGACTGGACCCTTGTTTACACTCGCACATTCCCTGACGACACGCACGGATCAGTTCTTCACGGTCCGCTATTTGATTTTCCTTCCCTTGGCCCTCGCCATCTACTTTGAAATCGCCGCTGGAGCAGCTATTTCATCGGCGCTGCTGACTCGTCAAACGGGTTCTACCAGATGGGTTGCGGCTGGCAGCGCTGATGTTTCTTGCAGCGACTTCTACCAATCTCCAATCCACCTTCAAGTCACTCAACGAATACAATACTCCCGATTGGCCCGGAGTGGGCCGTTACATGACTCAGAATGCGATTGCCGGCGATGTCATCATGCTGATCGACACTCGGCCCTTCCGCATGGGTGCCTACAACAAGGATTTCAGATCATCACCACGTTACTACAACGGTATCGCACCGCATCTCAGACCCGATGA
- a CDS encoding aldo/keto reductase, translating to MASVLKKALGDSGIEASVVALGTWAIGGDGWGKADNAQAIEAIHESIDSGINFIDTAPIYGFGHAEELVGEVLTSRRDEVVLSSKCGLRWNVEVGEFNFEDGAGNKIYKCLSPESIRFELEESLRRLRTDYIDLYHTHWQTQTAAIEDTMAELLKQKEAGKIRAIGVSNVSQQELDNYQASGSISCVQEMFSMIDRQHETGLFPKARETNVAVLAYSPLAMGLLSGALGPDRTFDANDNRSWSPRFTVENRRKVSFMLDELGRVAANLNMTLPQLVISWTVAQPTITHVLCGARTAQYAKENAVGGYGWVNDSTLEIVDAILDRHKLKVPHPFLPEE from the coding sequence ATGGCAAGCGTATTGAAAAAAGCTTTAGGAGATTCTGGAATCGAGGCATCCGTCGTGGCGTTGGGCACATGGGCCATCGGCGGTGATGGTTGGGGAAAAGCCGACAACGCTCAGGCCATTGAAGCGATTCATGAGTCGATTGATTCAGGTATCAATTTTATAGATACGGCTCCCATATATGGCTTTGGGCATGCGGAAGAATTGGTTGGGGAAGTGCTCACAAGTCGGCGAGATGAAGTGGTTCTGAGTTCCAAATGCGGCCTCCGCTGGAATGTCGAAGTAGGGGAGTTCAACTTCGAAGATGGCGCCGGAAACAAAATTTACAAATGTCTCAGTCCGGAAAGCATTCGTTTCGAACTGGAAGAATCACTCCGTCGGCTGCGCACCGACTACATCGATCTTTATCATACTCATTGGCAGACCCAAACCGCCGCGATCGAAGACACTATGGCCGAGCTCCTTAAACAAAAGGAGGCGGGCAAGATTCGAGCCATCGGTGTGAGCAATGTTTCGCAGCAAGAACTCGATAACTACCAGGCCTCAGGTTCAATCAGTTGCGTCCAGGAAATGTTCAGTATGATCGATCGTCAGCATGAAACTGGACTGTTCCCCAAGGCACGGGAGACTAACGTGGCCGTGCTCGCATACTCACCCTTGGCTATGGGTTTACTCAGCGGAGCCCTCGGACCGGATCGCACGTTTGACGCCAATGACAATCGTTCCTGGAGTCCTCGCTTCACCGTAGAGAATCGTCGCAAGGTATCTTTCATGCTCGACGAACTGGGCCGCGTCGCGGCCAATCTCAATATGACTTTACCTCAGCTCGTCATCAGCTGGACCGTTGCCCAACCAACCATCACCCACGTTCTCTGCGGTGCCCGCACCGCCCAATACGCCAAAGAAAATGCCGTAGGCGGTTACGGCTGGGTGAACGACTCCACCCTCGAAATAGTCGACGCCATTCTCGACCGTCATAAGCTAAAGGTACCTCATCCCTTCCTTCCGGAAGAGTAG
- a CDS encoding DUF1152 domain-containing protein: MGSEAKPSLIEAALGKQSALILGIGGGGDVIQGIPVARLLKQLGLEKIYLGGVGCSWWTPDGNPLSETWGTAVMGPTVYQVQDLSPIESLEPQIVQVKAETTLDGRVPCEAALADTLPGDVIFIAGLTGGSQGLADSLKDLVEREGIDLVVGVDIGSDTFYDGKNAMPAKTSLVDFISMGAMLELDCPIFYGVAGYGADGEMPLEELDERVQRVMAAGGYVGAHGLTQGDVAAMEAACDLYGDPVEPISWRAAKGEHGWKNVWTHGPWGTAVKVTPIAAVMLFFDPRTMAQVNSTGILAIQKSTSLAEAEAIFKEELNQYPESKLHPTIEFFPEEG, translated from the coding sequence ATGGGAAGCGAAGCAAAACCATCACTCATCGAAGCCGCTTTAGGCAAACAGTCAGCACTCATCCTGGGGATCGGCGGTGGTGGCGATGTCATCCAAGGCATACCAGTTGCACGGCTTTTAAAACAACTCGGACTGGAGAAAATTTATTTGGGAGGAGTCGGATGCTCCTGGTGGACACCGGATGGCAATCCTCTCTCCGAAACCTGGGGCACTGCAGTGATGGGTCCGACGGTCTATCAGGTCCAAGATTTGAGCCCGATCGAGTCACTCGAACCACAAATCGTTCAGGTGAAGGCAGAAACCACTTTGGATGGACGTGTGCCTTGCGAAGCTGCTCTGGCAGATACGCTTCCTGGCGACGTGATTTTTATAGCCGGACTCACAGGCGGATCCCAAGGATTAGCAGACAGCTTGAAGGACCTGGTCGAACGTGAAGGCATCGATCTTGTCGTAGGGGTCGATATCGGCTCGGACACTTTCTATGATGGCAAGAACGCCATGCCGGCCAAGACTTCGCTGGTAGATTTCATTAGCATGGGTGCGATGCTCGAATTGGACTGTCCTATCTTTTATGGGGTGGCCGGATACGGTGCCGATGGCGAGATGCCGTTGGAAGAACTGGACGAACGCGTGCAACGGGTGATGGCCGCCGGAGGATACGTGGGCGCTCATGGACTCACACAAGGCGACGTGGCAGCCATGGAAGCCGCTTGCGATCTCTACGGTGATCCCGTGGAACCGATATCCTGGCGGGCGGCCAAGGGCGAACACGGCTGGAAGAATGTCTGGACCCACGGTCCCTGGGGCACGGCGGTCAAAGTCACACCTATAGCTGCCGTCATGCTCTTCTTCGATCCACGGACTATGGCCCAGGTGAATTCAACCGGAATTCTGGCGATTCAAAAATCCACCAGTTTAGCCGAAGCAGAAGCGATCTTTAAGGAAGAGCTAAACCAGTATCCCGAATCGAAGTTGCATCCGACGATCGAATTTTTCCCGGAGGAAGGCTAG
- a CDS encoding DUF4350 domain-containing protein, whose amino-acid sequence MKLSKIVWLSFAGLMMVNIVFAQQVPYLDYNPPIGNPAYQKGEGPRVGIDEAHTNFHTATGRYAAFANLVMRDGYRVARIGKAFSTKQLSVLDILVIANPIHESNDRNWKLPTPSAYTNKEIEAVKEWVEQGGSLFLILDHMPFPGGGGKLAEAFGFKFSNGFAYLGHSLGREPDEFKPGSGLMDCVITKGRNETERITKMVTFTGSAFQPPEEATQVLVFPDKSVSKEPKQAWRFVKGTKEIDISGWCQGAIMKVGEGRIAVFGEAASFTAQLAGPQKRPMGMAALHADQNYKLLLNVMHWLSDLEGL is encoded by the coding sequence ATGAAGCTTTCGAAAATAGTTTGGTTAAGTTTTGCTGGTTTGATGATGGTGAACATTGTGTTCGCTCAACAGGTTCCCTACTTGGATTACAATCCACCGATAGGAAATCCGGCCTACCAAAAAGGTGAGGGACCCAGGGTGGGGATTGACGAGGCCCATACCAATTTCCACACGGCTACTGGTCGTTATGCTGCGTTTGCTAATCTAGTGATGCGAGACGGCTATCGAGTTGCACGTATTGGGAAGGCTTTCTCCACAAAGCAACTAAGTGTTCTCGATATTCTTGTCATTGCGAATCCGATACATGAAAGCAATGACCGCAATTGGAAGTTACCAACTCCATCTGCCTATACCAATAAAGAGATTGAAGCAGTCAAGGAATGGGTGGAGCAGGGTGGGTCATTGTTTCTCATTCTGGATCACATGCCCTTCCCGGGAGGCGGTGGAAAACTTGCGGAGGCCTTTGGCTTCAAATTCAGCAACGGTTTTGCTTATTTGGGACACAGTCTAGGGCGAGAACCTGATGAATTTAAACCCGGTAGCGGGTTAATGGATTGTGTGATTACTAAAGGGCGAAATGAAACTGAGCGTATCACCAAAATGGTTACCTTCACAGGATCCGCCTTTCAGCCACCCGAGGAAGCCACTCAAGTTCTGGTCTTTCCAGACAAGTCCGTTTCCAAAGAGCCCAAACAGGCTTGGAGGTTTGTTAAAGGCACTAAAGAGATAGATATCTCTGGCTGGTGCCAGGGAGCCATCATGAAAGTGGGAGAAGGGCGCATAGCTGTATTTGGAGAAGCAGCTTCCTTTACAGCTCAGCTTGCCGGTCCCCAAAAACGTCCCATGGGTATGGCTGCCTTACATGCCGATCAAAATTATAAATTACTCCTCAATGTCATGCACTGGCTCAGCGACTTGGAAGGTCTCTGA